A window of Aythya fuligula isolate bAytFul2 chromosome 12, bAytFul2.pri, whole genome shotgun sequence genomic DNA:
CGAGAGCCAGGGAAGCGAGAAATCCCCTCACCTGGCTGATCTGCCATCACTACCTTCTGACGGAGGGGCAAAACGCAGTCCCGCACGGCGGGCACTTACACAGCAACGCCGCGGGTTTGGTCATCCTGCAGACGATCCCCGTGGCTCTGTCAGGGACCGGCCCAAACtcgcaggctgctgctgtgtggacGAGCACTAGCAAGATCCCGACGAAGATCCCAGAAGATCCCAGCCTCATCCTGCCAGCCCAGAGCATCCCCAGACAGAGCAGAGAGCGCTGAGAAGTGACTGATTCTCGCCTGGCCAAGGCTGCTTTCATACCTCCAAGCGGAGCTCGTTCAAAGCAGGACATGACCTGCTTCCTCCGGTTATCAAAACTCATCACACATTTCCTAATCTGCCTATAGCTTCCTCAGCCCCCGTCAAGTCGCACGTTGCCTTCCTCCCGCAGCTGGTGCTTGGGCTGCAGGACGTGGCTCTCCTGCCAAGACTGCAGAGCTCGGGGGACGCTGCATCGGGGTGGTGGGGAAGGCTGGGTACGGAGCTGGGGTGGGATGAAGCCAAGGGAGCAGCCCCACGCTCAGTTCATCGTTTGCTCTTGGCACAGAAGCATTCCACGTTTTGTACTCCTGCAGCAACGTCTCAGCAAAGCGCTCTTGGAAAGACACCAGCCTGTATCATCAGGCACCCCCTGATTTTAGGCACACAGTGGGGAAATCGAGGCACGCTGTGCTGAGACCACATCCCTGCAGCGCTCTGTGAGCACAGGGCTGAGGCTTTCTGCCCCTCAGAGGGATTTGTGGACTGCCTCTAGTTTGCTGCCTTCCAGGTAAGGATGAATCTTGTACCTGGCTCCTCAGCTGCTATTTAGGAAACTTCAGAAACCCACATTCAAATCTGCTCCTTGCGCACACCCACACCCTGCACACCACGGACTCCGAACCTCGTTGTGGTGCTGGGGCCAACCACAAAATGAGATCcagggccaaaaaaaaaagagcctggtTGTTTCCTCAGTAAGACTCCCACAAATGAGCTTCCCCACAGGACGGATGGCAAAGGGAAGGCGAGACCTCAGCGATGCTGGGAGCGGTCAGCACCCCTGGGTGAGGCGAGGCGAGGCACCggcctccctcctctccctggcgGACACCTCGTCCTCCCGCAGCGGGTGAGCACGTTTCCTCCGGGGAGCCCTGCTGTCCGGCGGCCCCCGCCCTGccactttgttttcttcctgagttgAGAAAGTGAATGGCCTTGGGTACCCTGCCGGAGGCACTCGCGGTCACCAAGCAGCCCAGGAGCACAGCGgcctgggacaggctccccacCACCGTGTTATGAACAGGGAACCAAAGCTGCACCAGGCACGGACCCATCACAAGGTGAGCTCCCATGCTCACGTGTCATTTTGATTCAAGAGActttcctcctgctgtggcTCTGGCTTCTGTACTTCAGCTCACGGCctccacagcagctctgggggaCACCAGGACAGCGGCCAAGGCTGGCACAGGGGGGTTCCTCCAGCCACACCGTGGCAAACTCCTTCAGCATTGAGACACTTAAACCATCAGAGGTGATTTCAGCTGTCGGAGGTGACAGCAGCACACCGCCTGCACCCTCGGCTGAGCTTTTGGCAGAGGAAGGTCCTGCTGCTCCACACCTACAGCAGGAGCCGTGCAGGCAGTCaccatgagagcagagcagcaccccGGAGTTCACAGCCACCCCTCCACCCAGGGCAGGAGCCGCTACCAGCAAAAAGGAACCGCAAAAAGCAGGTGTTTGGGTACAGGGGCTGCTGCCCAGGGTGTGTAAGAGCAAGGAGCCAGCCCCAAGATGCTGGTCCTGGTAACTGAGGCATTTGCAGCCTCCTTAACCGATGGCTCCTGCAGCGAGGACAGGCAAGGACAGGGGGCTACTGCTGGGCATTGACCtccagcaggaagggaaaagccAATTTccacccacagcagcagaagcacgCTGCCTGTGGCGGTGCCACGAGCATCACTGCCCTGGAGTAACCAGAGCAGAGGCCAGCACAGGGAGAacagagcagcctgcctgccctCTACACAAGGCCACGCTGTGCTAGCATCAGGCAGAGCAGGTTTAAAAACCCGAAGAAAGGTTAAGCTCCCAAGCTGCCGCTCTAGTGCTTGCAAAGGGAGCGGTGGAAGATGTTTTTGATAAGTATTTGCTGCCTAAGGTTTTCTCTGGAAGCTGTGCACTCACCACCTGGCTGGGGGCTGTACGCTGGggttgtttttcccccccctgCAATATCCAGGGGTTTGTGGTGGTGCCGTTAATCTTTACACTGCATTGACCTGAATGCTCGGTGTTaccctgcagctgcttcctgaGATAGCCTTCCAGGTAGCCTGGCCACGCTCTGCGCTGTCAGCAAGACGGGTTCCAGCACCACCTCCAGgactcctccagcagctcagccccaggatGGCCCCAAGGGAAAGCACaagcccagctgctcctgcctgacACAGATCCAGCACCGGGTAGGTAAAGGACAAAAAGTGTCCAGCACCAGCCCTTGGAGGCTGTGGTTGTGCATCTTTTGCATTATCCAGGGTTGTGGTCAGTCCCCGGCAGCAGGAGTCTTTGGTTGGAGAGATTCAGCTTCAAAAATTTAGTCAAATTGGTACCACAACAGGCTTGAACATTacacaggaaataaaaccacaaaCCCATTTGTGAATTGAGATAAACCATCACCTGGGAGGTAAACAACCTTTAATACTTTCTGAACCATGAAGACTTGAATGCCTTCCATGAAATTGTAGCAAAGTCCACCTACTTTCTCCTGCCAGCACAAAGATCTCCATAAAGCAAACGCTGGCACCCAGGTAGCCAAGGCTGAGGACAGCTGGGTTGAAGGCTGCAAGAGCAGCCAGCTGTCTCTCAGCACTGACTCTGCCCTGCCAAACATAGGCTGAAAAAGGCATCAGACACAAGTTTCAGTGCTAATATAAGAAATCCGTGTGGTTTCTCTGCAACATGTCAAGAAGCAATCACAAGACATGCCTGGAGGCATCATCCTCCAGCATTAGCTCAATCCTCCCTGGCAGGCAGAGCATCAGCTCACTTCAAGCTCCTCGCTTACAACACAAGTTTGTAAGCCTGGCTATAGACCAGGCTTATTTTATACAACATTTAACAACCAGACAGACTagcaaacatttcagaagctCTTCGTACAGACCAGAGAGGCTGGGATGAGGTGATGAGGGGCAGTCAGCATGCTTGTGACAGTGGGGAAATGGCCACAGGATGGCCTCCAGCTGGCCCCACAGCTCTAAGCTCCAGCTCCTCAAATCCCACTGGCCTCAAACAGCGAGAGGTACATCCCTGGGCAAAAAGCAACGGGAGGTTGTAACACTGATGGGGAACTGCACAGCCATTGGGATGTCTccacctgctgcaggcacacaggTGACAATCCTCTTTGTCTCCAGAGCCACCACACTCCGGGCTTTGTCGCTGAGCACCAGGGAAGCTGGTTTTATTCTGCTGCTCACTTTGCCACCCTGTGGACAGTCACCACCTGCACAACCAGCCTGGTTTTGAGGAACTGCAAAGCTTGCCCACATCTGAACACGCATTGCAGTTGTGCTTGCAAGCATGAAGATGTAAAACAGCAGCTGGTTCATTCAGCTGGAAGTGTGAGCCAAGACAAACTCGCTCTCCCAATCCAGCTTCCTAAACCCGTATCCTTGAAGCTGCCGAAAGCAAATAGCCTCAGAAAGAACCACCAGCTCTTCTCATCCCAGTACAGGACCACATTAATACTTAATCAGTTCCCAGAAAACTTCATATCTCTTAGACTTTTCAGCCTTATTGTGGAGGATACAATGTTCATCTTTGCCTAATTTCTAACTTCAACTAATTTACAGCTGGGGTTTGCTGTCTCACCCACAGCTGGCATGCCTATCCTCCTCCTTGCAGTCACTGCTTACAGATCTCAATGTTTGTGGCCCCTCTATACCTCTGAAAATTGTTGTATTAGGTGTTTCAGAAATAACCCAGCACTGGAGGCTTGCCTACACCACGCTACCAAAACAGTTTCATTGCCGAGAAGTAGCCTTTTCTTTTGAGTTTAGGCTCTAAAATCAACATTAAAATCAACATATCAGTTGATTTAGGCACTTGGAGATACTCAAATGATAATTAAGATAaatctagcagaaaaaaatccataatctgcaaaaaaaaatgctgagcacAGGTCAATTCACcacaagcagagaaagaaacGGGGAAAATGCCTCCAAGGCTTATGCAAGAATATACACCTTAAGTAACAAAACTCAGTTCTCAAATTACTTAGTTCTAAGTATGTACAGGCAGCTTTATTGCTAACTTTTAGCACCTGGTGCtacccttcctccccacccaggTCTCCAGTGGCAGAAAAGCTACTTGATAATGCTTTGAACAGGTTTTCTTCCAAGCCAAAAAACTGCTGCTAACATTCAACTTGCTACAGCTGGTGACTCCAAACTGTGCCTAACACCAGGATGGTCTGAAGTGGAAGATGGAGCTGTCCAGGTTGCTAGGCTATTTGCAGAAACTCATGCACATGAATCCTGACACTTTAGCCTTAGACAGTTTTACCAACTTGCTCCAAGGAAAAACATGAAGCTGCATGAATACTGTCCCTGGACACAGCATACCTTGAGGAGTTAAATCCCTGAACCAAAATCACGCATTGCAAAGACACCAGTCACCCACCGGACTCAAGGGGTCAGACACCAGACTTTCCAGACACCCACAGTACTGCCTGCTTCAAGATGCCCATGGCCTTTGTGCCAACAGCTTCCAACAAGCAAGTGAGCTATCCAGGGCAATGAGTACTGAAGGCTGCTGAACACAGCTAAGGAGTTGACATTTCTGCAAGCATATTTTTACCTTAATTCATTTATcgtttttcaataaaaagagCCCACAATGAGCATATACAAGTACAGACGTGCCTGCAATTTTTTATTGAATCAAAGCCCTTAACCATATcagaaatcaaaaggaaaatcaaatacaaaagattcatttttcattccagAGCCAACTAAGTTGAACATAGGTTTTAGACTGCTTTAACTTTACATCTGAAAACGGTACGCTAACATCTTGCATAAGTTCTTGCTAAATAAAGTTGAATGCACTTACTCTTCTCCCATGATTTGGAAGTAGGGGATAATTATGTCTCAAGATTAAAGTATCTGAATTTGGCAGCTTAGTATTTAGACTGCAGCTCCACTGAAATAATTGCTTATCAGGAGGTCACTGTCTCACAGTCCCCCCACTTTGCCAAGGAAATTGCACAATACATCTTtcataggaaaatatttacatgaagtttaaaatattgttgAAGCAATTTAACAATAGATTCTTCCTAAAAACCTGCTAATGCATATCTAGCAATTTGTTTCAAGATACTACACTCAGTGTAATTTAAATAGCATTTGAAACATTCCAACAGGAATCACATTGCACAGAAGAAGCAATTTGCTTCCCTAACATTTTTGCACACCTGCTTAGAGCCTGTGCATTTAGTGCACAAGTTTACAATGCCAAGCTTCTATGTAGGTTTCTACTAAATGCTACAGAAAGTTCTTTGGAATGAGAAGAATCATCTCATCTCTGTGCCACAACTTAAGGCTTCTTGGAGAAGTTTGATTCATCAGTGAAGGCCAGAGAAATGCCACACATTTGCACTTGTGCCGGAGTTCTTATCCATTTCACTCAGGGAGACTAAAGCCCAACGACATTTCAGACAAGCAGGCTGGTGTCAATTGCGGGTCACCCTAGGCCCTTCTGGAAGGAGGGATGCAAAGAAAGTCTTGAAAAAAACCCATGCTGTGCTCATAAACGAAGGGTTGGCCTGCTGCAGTTCTGGTAAAGCTTGGCCCTCATCAGGTGCCACTTCATTGTCATCTGCTCTGTCCACATTTCCTCCCTGCTGAAGTAGAGAATATTCAGTGAGTCATTGTAGAAGTGCATTAGAAAAATCAGGTAACCAGCACTATTGTTACTTGAATTTCACTGTCAGAATATGAAACCCATGCAGTACTCCTGTACCAAAGTATCTCCCAACAACCACACAGTTAGCAGAGCAAGCCGCACACTATGCTGTGGCTAACTCATGCCGTATGTCCAGGAGGACTGCTTGGGACAGACACAAGCACCAGATCAGGTGAACTATGTATGCATTTACAGCTCACTTAGTGAACAGTGACGTCAGCCACAAGTGTCAACTGTAAATGCAGGACTCATATGCCACCAGTCTTCAGTTACAGAATTTGCATGGTCTTTGGCAGGCCATTTTCCACCATAACACCCCAAAAACCAAATAACTAGAAGACAGCATGCAGCCTGCAATATTCTGTAGAATGAACTACACCAAAAGCAGCACGCTGGCAACTATTCAGCCACAGAAGATGCTTCTCCACAAAAGTTAGTCATTTTTAGTACTAAATTGTAATTACAAAACTAGAAGTGAAACTTCACAGGGTTTCTATGTtgctattttagaaaaaaagcagaagacgATACCTGTAAGTTATTGTTCTGGTCCTGGTTTACAGCAGCTTGACGAGGAACGTTATCTGGGAGGGGTTGAACCGGTCGCTGTCTAAATGGAAACCATCCAACATGATGCCTGGGGAAGCCAACACATTTGTATTAATAGTGGCTAACCACTACTCCTTCCTGTTACACCAAGACAGTTCAGTAACACCTGACTGCTCTAATCACTGCAGACAGCAAATTCAACATTTTTGCCCTGACCTGGGAAGTATTTTAAAGTCTCTTAATAGCAGGCAAACCGTGGAATAGGATGACACAGCTGAACACCTGCTAGCATTCAAAATAAGCAGCACTGCACCTAGGTTCATAACTGTGTAATCAGGACTAAGCCTGCTGGAAGATGCTGCTACAGGTACAGAACTGGAACCTGCATTTTAATACGTTATGTGTACCCCTGGGTACCTTCTCTGATCCTAAAGGGCACAAAGAACAGGAGAAATGGCACCATCTTACCAAAACACAGCAGGCCATGCAGACCCACTTAAAAAATTAGCATCTCTACAGTGACTATAGCTTGTAACCCAAACCAAGTTGTTTAAAGTTGCATTTTAGGATTATCAACAGTAAATTTAAGGACTTGTAATGTTGCAATCCATCTTCCCCCTCCAAACCTGCATACAGATTGGAAGAGCTGAGCATTTGATCTGCTCCAGTCTCAACTGATAGGCCTCTGAAATCCTGCCTGTAGGTCTAGATCGCTTGTCTCACTGGTGGTAAAAATTTACAAGGGGGACAGATCATCTCTCAGACATCCcaaacatttcagagggcctgttatctttattttacttgtaaAAGATTTATCCCAAGTTTCTTCCTCCTCTAGAGGCTCAAAAGCAACTTAGGGCACTgactttcatttgcttttgtcttttcttctgaaacgcaacacagcagaaaaaccttttctttgtttccaacAGTTTTCTAAAAAGGCAAGTCAACTACAACAGCTACAGTACAGAAGAGGGGCGAGAGGCTCCACTACCACCTATTCATTCTTCTTGGAACCCATAGGCCGAAGTTGTATTGTTGCTAAACACCAGGATGAGATGTGCAGTTCATCTTCTCAGGTGTAAGAGTTCTCTAGGCTCAAAGACCAGAAAGCTCACACcaccctgcagagcacagcacttcTACAACAACATTTCTGACAATGCTAGAGATCAACACCATGCACTTACAGATACATCAGCACAGTGCCGCCCATAACCAGGAGGAATCTGCTGATACTGGAGTAGAAATAGATGATGTTGACAAAAACATAGAACAGCGTTGCAGAGTAGAGCCAGTCCAACCAATCCCGATTGccaccctcctcctcttcttccatgAGGGGCCCCCCTTGGGCATTCATCCTTAAGTTCTGGTTGGCTGCTGCATTAACCTGTGGGGCAGCATTCTGGTTTCCAGGTTGATTTTGTGCAGGAAACGGAtctgggagaggagctgggggtgtcaCTTGTGCCACTGGTATCTCCTGAGAACGTCGTGGGTGAGACTGGTCAGCAGATGCAGCAGTAGAGGCCAAactgaaaaccagaaagcagaaagagtaAGGCTTAACTCAAATCCCATCGTGTGAAACAGACACCAAAAGCTTGTCCATCTTCAGAGTACAGAACTACAAAGTCAGGTCACACAAAAGTGGCAAGTAAGCACAGAGACTCCATGggttaaaaacacaaatttggGCTCTGCCTATGACAAACAGTTACAAGACGACTTCAAATCAAACCACACACCTTCACTTTAGCAACTTCAacacttcataaaaaaaatttCTGGAGCAATCTAAAGTATTCAGGAAGGCTGCCACGATTGTCTTACATGCACCAAGGATTTCCAGTTTGGAGgataattaaaaatgtcaaaaaagtTTGTAAGGAGCTAAGGCTTATCAGCAGAATTAGATTTACTCTAGAGATGCCTGATCCCAGTGAAGGCAGGCAGAGATCTGCCATTTGCAAGATTCAAATCACTAGCCTAAAGAATAAGCCAAGCACCAGATGACAGAGCTGCATTTCCACACCACAGAGTGCAAAGTACAACAGAAAAAGTCTGACCATACTAAACCAAAAGAGGAAGGACTACAAGAAGTTCTCCATTTCCTTGTAttacagtttctgttttttactAGTAGCTTCACAAAGACTTACTATTGCATGTAATATTGTCTTGCGTAAATCTGCTGAAGCCAGGACATCTGAAGCATGCTATAGGTCGTATAAGCAGAAAACCCTGGGGCCACAGTCTGGAAAGGATTCAGAGGTGTTTCAGGTCTGTTCAAAAGAAACACTTGTTAACAAACACTGCACGAGACAGTTATTACAGGACACGTGTAAATAGCTTTTACCATTTCATGCACTGAAACGAAATGAATTCTTCCTCATGCATTATAGCCATCTCTCTCTACCCAAATGAATAAAAGGAAGATTTCCATCTAACAGTAGGGCATTTTCCTTTGACTTCTTCCATGCCCACTAAAGCTTATACACCCTGATGACCTTTGGCCTATGTTCCATTGTCCTTGCCTTGAGACATGGCATAAGGGGCTAGTCCGCCCCAGAAAGGTCAATGTTTTAAAGATCTTAGTGATGTATTCACCTAGTATTGGCTTCTGCTGAAGCCTGTCCACCCGAAGAACATCTCTGTCTTCCGCCATCTGAGGAAGATGCAGCTGGTTCTTGACTAGCTTCTGACATTAGCCTTGGCTGACCAGTTTTAACCTAGAGACATCAACACAGTTAGTGATGAATTACTATTCTAGTGATGAATTACTATTAACGTCTTATGCAAAAAGGCTACCTCACACTGAACACAGCTCTTAATTTAGAAGCACCGTTACGCAGTTCATGCACTTTCTGCACCAGGTGCCTCCAGGTGCCATTGCAATACCGTATTTACTGTGTATTACtgtgtattttcagtttttgccAACAGTCAAGTCCCCTCTGGGGAttaaagaactggaaaaaaaaactgtcagaagTGCACTGAATAAGTGCACTTCAATTTTAGCTACTAGAGTTTCTGCTTGCTTACACATTTGCTGTACACAGATGTAATTCAAGAGCTGTTCTGCAGTAATACATCTGTGTAATATTCAGACAAAGGGTGACTCACAACTGGCAAGCTCCAAACATGGGTAAGATAAGTTCAAATGTCTATATTGGGCAACAAACACTTCAagatacttgaaaataaaaataagtttccaCGTTTGCACTTAAGACTCCAAGTACTCAGATCAATTACTAATGTTTATCTTGAGCTTCCTCTATAGGAAGAGTCATGAACAGTTAAGAGTGTCTTCAACTAACAGTCTTCCTTCCCCACACATTAATAGAGCAATCAGaactattttctgtttctattaaTTCTATTTCTATTAACTATATCTTCTGCCCATGAAAAGCCTCCTTACAAAAGAGACCAGGATATGACAGGTCACATTCTACTTAACAAAACAGAGTTTACCAAAAAGCAGTTTCCCTCTTAGCACTATTGTTACAGCTAGACTACAATTGAGACATTTCTTAACAGGTGCAATCCTGATCTTTACCAACAAACCACAGGTTATTTTTGAGCTTAATCCAAATACATTCTCACACTCGAAACCAATCTAATCACCAGCAATACTGCCAATGCATTAGCAGGAAACACCTGCAATATCAACAAACTTCTACAGCCAGAGACTCAAAGCAGGGCATTAGCTTAGTACCTCTGAGCTGGTTTCTTGCACATTCACAGGAGCCTTGAGGTTGTACACCAAATGAAGAGCATGCAACTCCTCCTGCTAAAAAATAAGTACATGAAAAATTGAATCTCTCGTGACACACTTGGCACACCTCAGcgcagcaaaaaataaaatatttttgtaccttTGGCAGGAAGTCCTCGAGATGCTGGTGATCGAGCAGCAGCTTCCCACAATAAATcagcttctgctcctcctcgggcttggaaggagaaggaaaaacaagattatttttttgctcGGCCGAGCTGGAAGCCGCTGACCGCAGCCCCACGCCAGCAGCACCCCCGCGGCGTTAACGATTAACAGGGGCCGGCCCCGGTCACCGCAGGGCCCTGACGGGAGCAGGGCCCGCCGCAACCGCGCCCGGGCCTTGCGTCAGCCGAGTGTCCTCCCCCGCCCGCGGCCCTCAGACCCTCACCGGCTCCCCGGGCACGATGCGGCGCAGCTCGGCCTTGAGGCGCCGCACGGTCCACGCGGGCTCGGCGCTGAGGCGCAGGTCGGGGTGGCGCCGCGCGGGGCTGCGCACCAGCAGCGAGACCCGCGGCCGCTCCGCCATGACGCGCACCTAAGGCggtgcccgccgccgcccgccccttTTATACCCTCCCGCCTCGCCCCGCCCTCCTTCCCCGGCTCGTTGGCCGCAGTCGATTGGCTgagaagaggggagagggggacaCGTGGGCCAatgggagggagagaagggggcGGAGCGCCGCGTTGCCATGGCGACCGCTCCTCCCGCCCCTCCCCTTCCCGCCCGTGGGGGGCTCGCGGCGGGGCCGTGGGGGCGAGACCGGGGCGAGGGCCCCGGGGGcacggagcggggccggggggctccgtGCGCCTCCAAGGAGGGGGGAAGGCGGCGGCCCACAGCTCCCGGAGCGCCAACGAgcaccggccccggccccgccgcctcatCTCGGGGCTTGCTCCGTGGCCGCGGGTGCAGGGGCAGCGCTCGGGACGGGAGCGCGGCCGGCGCGCGGCCTTTACCTCAATGAGCTCCCGGCAATCAGCTCCGGTTTAGCCCCTAAATCCGAGCTGGAGGGCGGCCGAGCGGCCTCCGTCACCGGGCGGCTGCGTCAACGTCAGCCCTGCGGTCACCGGGATTAGCCGCCTGACCTCAGCGCGGGTAGCCTGACAACAAATAGggataaataaatgaataaataagcaaatagataaataaataagtgaataaataaatgaataaattaatgaatgaatgaataaataaataaaagacaagcTCAGAGTCAAACCGGGGGCTGAAATCGCCAATTAATTACCGGAGCGGTGCCCGAGGGGGCCGTGCGGGGGCAAAGATCAACCgggggcagctctgggggcacggggccgggctcacggggccgggaccccccccccgcgACCCCTCTCCCCGGGCCCGGGTCCGGGTCCGGGCCTCGCCCCGTGCCCGGTGCCGTTGCCATGGCGACGTTGTCagcgccccgctccccccgccccggccgcgcgccgcgccccgcccccgcGCCCCGCCTCGGCCAAtggcgcggcgccgcccggccGGCTGCCGGC
This region includes:
- the HERPUD1 gene encoding homocysteine-responsive endoplasmic reticulum-resident ubiquitin-like domain member 1 protein encodes the protein MAERPRVSLLVRSPARRHPDLRLSAEPAWTVRRLKAELRRIVPGEPPEEEQKLIYCGKLLLDHQHLEDFLPKQEELHALHLVYNLKAPVNVQETSSEVKTGQPRLMSEASQEPAASSSDGGRQRCSSGGQASAEANTRPETPLNPFQTVAPGFSAYTTYSMLQMSWLQQIYARQYYMQYLASTAASADQSHPRRSQEIPVAQVTPPAPLPDPFPAQNQPGNQNAAPQVNAAANQNLRMNAQGGPLMEEEEEGGNRDWLDWLYSATLFYVFVNIIYFYSSISRFLLVMGGTVLMYLHHVGWFPFRQRPVQPLPDNVPRQAAVNQDQNNNLQQGGNVDRADDNEVAPDEGQALPELQQANPSFMSTAWVFFKTFFASLLPEGPRVTRN